A segment of the Labilithrix sp. genome:
GCGACCGCGAGCGCGGTCTGTAGCTCCGTGGCGCGTCCTGCGTCCGTGATGCGGATGTGGACGCGGGAGCTTGCGGGCGTCGTCGCTCCGTCGGCGCGGGGAGCTCCGTCCGCGGCGGTGACGCCCGTCACCGCGCGCTCGGAGCGGCTGAGCGCGGCGCCGCGGGCTCGCTCGCGCGCCGCGCCCTCCGCGAGCGAGCGCGGATCGGTCCCGCGGAAGATCGCGGCGAGCTCGCGCCGGAACGCGCCGGCGCGCGGTCGTGCGTCGGGCAGCTTCGACAGCGCGCGGTGGACGAGGTCCTCGAGCGCGCGTGGGAGCTCCGCCTGCGCGCCGCGCGACTCCATCGACGGAGGCTCGAGGAACAGGTGCGCCGCCATGAGCTGCGCCGCGCCCCTCCCGTCGAACGGCGTCTTCCCCGCGAGGCACTCGTAGAGCATCACCCCGACCGAGTAGATGTCGGTCGCCGGCGTCGTCTCCTTTCCTTCGCACTGCTCGGGGGCCATGTAATCGGGGGTTCCGTGGACGACGCCGACGTCGGTCAGCTTCTCCAGCGACGCGATCGGGAGTTGGACGAGCCCGAAGTCGAGG
Coding sequences within it:
- a CDS encoding serine/threonine protein kinase, whose translation is MTVDRDDPRLGSTVHGKYEITSLVGRGGMGAVYRATHRELGEPVAIKFLHPMFASTAELRERFRREAVALARLRHRCIVSLLDYGEDAGEHYMVLELVSGRPLSDVLGDGPLSLPFVTAVFDQLLEVLEVAHEADIVHRDIKPSNVMIVGADHVKLLDFGLVQLPIASLEKLTDVGVVHGTPDYMAPEQCEGKETTPATDIYSVGVMLYECLAGKTPFDGRGAAQLMAAHLFLEPPSMESRGAQAELPRALEDLVHRALSKLPDARPRAGAFRRELAAIFRGTDPRSLAEGAARERARGAALSRSERAVTGVTAADGAPRADGATTPASSRVHIRITDAGRATELQTALAVA